A region of the Burkholderia savannae genome:
GCGAGCCGCTTCGTCGCGCAAATGGCCGCGGGCGCGGCGCTCGCGACGCTCACCGGCTATCTGTACGTCTGCTACGCGTATCCGCGCATCGACGGCTTCCCGCTCCTGTGCGCGGCGCTCGCCCCCGCGCTCGCGGCGGGCGCGTATCTCGCGACGCGCCCCGGCAAGTCCGGCTACGGGATCGGCTTCGTCGTGTTCTTCTGCCTGCTCGCGGGGCCGGACAACGTGATCGTCTATGCACCCGATGCGCTGATCAACAACGGCCTCGCGCTCGTCGTGTCGATGCTCGCCGCATCGATCGCGTTCGCGGTGGTGTTCCCCGCCGAGATGCCCTGGCTCACCGGCAGAATCGCGCGCGATCTGCGCCGCCAGATCACGCTCGCGTGCGACGGCCCGCTGTCGGGCCTCGAGCAGCGCTTCCAGTCGAGCTCGCACGATCTGATGTCGCAACTGCGCAACCTGCTCACGAAGCGCTCGCGACGGCATCGCGACGCGCTGCGCTGGATGCTCGCGACGCTCGAAGTGGGCCATGCGGTGATCGACTTGCGCCGCGAGATGCAGGCGTTCACGGCCGCGCAGCCCGCACAGGCGCTGCGCTGGCGCGCGTTGATCGACGCGGTGCGCGATGCGCTGCCACGGCTTTTCGAGACACCCGACGCGCATCGGCTCGCGCGTGCGCTGAAGTCCGTCAATCTCGCGATCCGTGCGGTCCGGCACACGCAGCACCTGTGGTCCGCGGTGCCCGCCGAGCGTCGTCAGATGCAGCGCATCGTCAGTTGCCTGCACTTCATCCGCAGCGCGCTGATCGACGGGGACGCGCCTTTCAATCGCGGCTCGCGCGCCCGTGAACGCGTGCGCGCAAGACGCGGCTCGCGCGGCTGACACGCGAAACGATCGTTGTGCGAAATGGAAAGAAGCTCCCCACGCCCGGCGATTAATTCAATCCGATTCGGGTCATATAGTTTCATCACCGTCGAGCAAGACGGAAACCCTCAAGGAGAAAATCAAATGAAGTCGCTGCAAATCGCCGTCGTCGCGCTGTCGCTGTCCGCCGTCATGGCCGCCGCTCATGCGCAACCCGCCGCCGCCGACGCGGGCCGGCAACCGGCGAACCGCACCGAGGCCGTGCAAGCCGCCGGCCGCGTCCCCGCCGCTCATCAAGACGGCCAGGAACCGAACGCATGCGTCGGCCCGGTCAGCTTCTGCAACATCTACTTCGGCAGCTAAGCGTCGTGCGCGCCGCGCTCGGGACCGAACGGAAAGCTCGACACGAGCTTTCCGTTTCATGACTTCAAGCTGTCAAATTCATTTGCGAGACTGCGCGCTCGACTCACCGCACGCGCAACACTCCGACGAGCGGCGGTGCCTTCCAGCCGATTCTTCCTCGCTCCTCCGTTTCGATGAAACGCCGCCTCGCCCGCCTCCTCGCCCCGACCCTGCTGTGCGCCGCGCTTGCCGCTTGCGGCGCCGGCGACGTGAACGACAACGGCACGCCGCCCGCCGCGCAGCCGAATCCGGCGCCCGAAGCGCCGGCGCCCTCTCCCGCGCCCGCCGCGCCCACCTACTATCAGACGAAGACGCCTTATCGTCCACAGCAGGACGCTTCGACGTACGAAGCGCCTCCCGCGGGCTACGCGCCCGTCTATACCGAGATGGTCGCGCGCCACGGCTCGCGCGGGCTGTCCGGTTTCAAGTACGACGGCGCGATTTACGACATGCTGCAGAAGGCGGACGCCGACGGCGCGCTCACGCCGCTCGGCCGGCAGTTGAAGGCCGACACGTTCGCGATGATGAGGGCGAACGCGCTGCTCGGCTATGGCGTCGCGGGCATCTCGACGCCCGGCTACGGCAATCTCACGCAGGTCGGCATCCGCGAGCACCGGCAGCTCGCCGCGCGGCTGCTCACGCGGCTGCCCGCGCTGTTCGACTCGGCTGCCGGCGCGGCGGCGGGCAACGCGGCGCGCAAGATCGTCGTCGTGAGTTCCGGCCAGGATCGCGCGGTCGACAGCGCGACGTTCTTTTCCGGCGCGCTCGTGGCCGCACGCCCCGCGCTCGCGCCGGCGATCACGCTGCCGCCCGCGCCCGCCGGCTATCCGGAAGGCGCGCCGGTTGCGCAAGCCGCGGGCGTCAATCGCTTCCTGCTTTACTTCCATGCACTGAAGCCCGCCACCGATCTCGTCGCGTCGACGGCCGATCCGTATTACGCGACCTATCGCGACAGCCTCGCGTATCAGGCCTACGGAGGCGATCCCGTCGCCGCCGCGAAACTCGACGCGATCGTGCAATCGCCGCAAACGGCGCAGGTCGCGCAAGCGGTGCTCGCCGGGCTCGTCGCGCCCGAGTTCGTCGCGAAGCTCGGCACCGCGGGCTACACGTTCTCGAACACGGGCGCTTACGCGTTCGCGTCGGCGGACGGCAAATTCGCCAACACGGTGAAGGGCGACGGCAAGACGAAGATCAAATCGGCCGCCGACGCCGCGAACGTGCTGTACAACCTGCTGCAGGTCGCGCCCGCGATGACGGCCGAAACAGGCGGCGTCGCGATGGAGCGCTACATCGCCGCGCCGCAGGCCGAGCACCTCGCGTATCTTCAGGACGCCGAGGATTTCTACGGGAAAGGCCCGGGCGTCGCCGAAGCGAATCCCGTCACGTACCGGATGGCGCAGGCGCTCGTCGACGATTTCTTCGGCGAGATCGACGCGATCGCACGCGGCGACCTGACGAACGCGGCGAAGCTGCGCTTCACGCACGCCGAGGTCGTGATCCCGTTCGCGTCGATCCTGAAGCTCGGGAACGTGTTCGCCCCCGTGCCGCAGGCGCAAACCTACACGTATGCGAGCAACCCGTGGCGCGGCGAGACGGTGTCGCCGATGGCCGCGAACCTGCAGTG
Encoded here:
- a CDS encoding histidine-type phosphatase, translating into MKRRLARLLAPTLLCAALAACGAGDVNDNGTPPAAQPNPAPEAPAPSPAPAAPTYYQTKTPYRPQQDASTYEAPPAGYAPVYTEMVARHGSRGLSGFKYDGAIYDMLQKADADGALTPLGRQLKADTFAMMRANALLGYGVAGISTPGYGNLTQVGIREHRQLAARLLTRLPALFDSAAGAAAGNAARKIVVVSSGQDRAVDSATFFSGALVAARPALAPAITLPPAPAGYPEGAPVAQAAGVNRFLLYFHALKPATDLVASTADPYYATYRDSLAYQAYGGDPVAAAKLDAIVQSPQTAQVAQAVLAGLVAPEFVAKLGTAGYTFSNTGAYAFASADGKFANTVKGDGKTKIKSAADAANVLYNLLQVAPAMTAETGGVAMERYIAAPQAEHLAYLQDAEDFYGKGPGVAEANPVTYRMAQALVDDFFGEIDAIARGDLTNAAKLRFTHAEVVIPFASILKLGNVFAPVPQAQTYTYASNPWRGETVSPMAANLQWDVYRNGSRLIVKMLYNERETDFQPACDDARIAPGSRFYDYAGLKRCHGYR